One segment of Candidatus Nitrospira nitrosa DNA contains the following:
- the rimO gene encoding 30S ribosomal protein S12 methylthiotransferase RimO, with amino-acid sequence MSQPLITPKRARSTKTTRVNRAATTIGFVNLGCSKNQVDSEIMLGTLVTDGFQLTDDPKQAEVVIVNTCGFIEEAKQESINTILEHGHLKKTGRCRVLIAAGCLAQRYQGDLLKELPELDGVVGTGEFGKIAEICRDLLAPKKRRQRLWISQPPYLYDELAPRLRLGKQHSAYVKIAEGCNRNCTFCAIPLMRGKQRSRPVESIVAEARRLAAEGVKEINLISQDTINYGVDLGLRQGLVSLLRDLVKVDGLHWIRPFYLYPQQVTDELLDLYAGEDKITKYIDMPLQHINDRMLTRMHRLGNRAAIESLVDRIRTRIPGVTFRTAFIVGFPGETDAAFTELRDFVEQAEFDRVAVFVYSDEDQTPAADLDDKVEREVMDDRRNIILSVQEAIASAKGRAAIGSILDVLIDGRSDETEGVLEGRHEGLAPEIDGVVYVDEDSADAGGKASDPTPGDFCRVEITDAAGFDLVGRILSPPGQ; translated from the coding sequence ATGTCACAACCCTTGATTACTCCAAAGCGCGCGCGCTCCACGAAGACCACTCGCGTCAACCGTGCCGCAACGACCATCGGTTTCGTCAACCTGGGCTGCTCGAAGAATCAGGTCGATTCAGAAATCATGCTCGGGACGTTGGTTACGGACGGGTTTCAACTCACCGACGATCCAAAACAAGCCGAAGTGGTCATCGTCAATACCTGCGGCTTCATAGAAGAAGCGAAACAGGAATCGATCAACACGATCCTCGAACATGGGCATCTCAAAAAGACCGGACGCTGCCGCGTCCTGATCGCCGCAGGCTGCTTGGCCCAGCGGTATCAGGGAGACTTGTTGAAAGAATTACCGGAATTGGACGGGGTCGTCGGCACTGGTGAATTCGGCAAGATCGCGGAGATTTGCCGAGACCTGTTGGCTCCTAAAAAGCGACGGCAACGCCTCTGGATCAGTCAGCCTCCCTATTTGTACGATGAATTGGCCCCCCGTCTACGACTCGGCAAGCAGCACAGCGCCTACGTCAAAATCGCCGAAGGCTGCAATCGCAACTGTACATTCTGCGCGATTCCGTTGATGCGTGGGAAACAGCGCAGCCGACCGGTGGAATCGATCGTGGCAGAAGCACGTCGGCTCGCCGCGGAAGGGGTCAAGGAGATCAACCTCATCTCACAAGACACCATCAACTATGGTGTCGATCTCGGCCTTCGCCAAGGCCTCGTGTCGCTCCTTCGTGACTTGGTCAAAGTGGATGGCCTGCACTGGATCCGGCCTTTTTACCTCTACCCTCAACAAGTCACGGATGAGTTACTGGACCTCTATGCCGGGGAAGACAAGATCACCAAGTATATCGATATGCCGCTCCAGCATATCAATGATCGCATGCTCACCCGCATGCATCGTCTGGGAAATCGTGCGGCCATCGAATCACTTGTCGATCGTATCCGGACCCGCATCCCCGGAGTCACCTTCCGGACGGCCTTCATTGTCGGATTTCCAGGAGAAACTGACGCCGCGTTCACTGAGCTGCGCGACTTTGTCGAACAGGCAGAGTTCGACCGAGTCGCAGTGTTTGTGTATTCGGATGAGGACCAAACTCCGGCAGCTGATTTAGACGATAAAGTCGAACGAGAGGTGATGGATGACCGCCGGAATATCATCCTCTCTGTTCAAGAAGCAATTGCCTCTGCCAAAGGCAGAGCCGCGATTGGATCAATCCTCGATGTCCTTATTGATGGGCGATCCGACGAAACGGAAGGCGTTCTCGAAGGGCGCCATGAAGGACTTGCGCCTGAAATAGACGGCGTCGTCTATGTCGACGAGGACTCAGCCGATGCTGGTGGCAAGGCTTCAGATCCGACACCTGGTGACTTCTGCAGAGTCGAGATCACCGATGCGGCGGGTTTCGATCTCGTCGGACGCATCCTTTCACCGCCCGGGCAATGA
- a CDS encoding DUF433 domain-containing protein: MSNKRSPTFSKPIDIREVATYGITEAAHYLRIPRTTIRDWMSGRHYRSNAGDRFSRPIIHVPNPPVKLLSFMNLVEIHVLDAIRRKHDIPLEKVRTAVNYLTKQFPSRHPLADQEFVTDGLNLFIKKFSRLINISQEGQLAIEEVLQAHLHRIERDLHGIPVRLYPFTRKRDLQEEPRSVVIDPQVSFGRPVLVGTGIPTAVIAERYKAGESMDALAEDYGRQRAEIEEAIRCELTIEAA; this comes from the coding sequence ATGAGTAATAAGAGGTCTCCAACATTTTCCAAGCCTATTGATATCCGCGAAGTCGCCACCTATGGCATAACCGAAGCCGCCCACTACCTGCGCATCCCACGCACGACCATTCGCGACTGGATGTCCGGCCGACATTACCGTAGCAATGCGGGAGATCGCTTCTCTAGGCCAATCATCCATGTCCCCAATCCCCCAGTAAAGTTGCTGTCATTCATGAATCTGGTTGAAATTCATGTACTGGATGCCATCCGCCGCAAGCATGATATCCCCCTAGAGAAAGTGAGAACGGCGGTCAACTATCTCACCAAACAGTTTCCCTCGCGTCATCCACTTGCCGATCAAGAGTTTGTCACAGACGGGTTGAATCTCTTCATCAAGAAATTCAGCCGGCTGATTAACATTTCCCAGGAGGGGCAACTAGCTATCGAAGAAGTGCTGCAGGCACACCTCCATCGAATTGAGCGGGACCTCCACGGGATTCCCGTCAGACTGTACCCGTTCACCCGGAAGCGAGATCTACAAGAAGAACCGAGGTCGGTTGTCATTGACCCGCAAGTGTCCTTTGGCCGGCCGGTCCTGGTAGGGACTGGTATTCCAACAGCGGTGATTGCTGAACGTTATAAAGCCGGTGAATCAATGGATGCGCTCGCAGAGGACTATGGACGCCAGCGAGCTGAAATCGAAGAAGCGATCAGATGTGAGCTCACCATCGAAGCCGCCTGA
- a CDS encoding gamma carbonic anhydrase family protein gives MIRTFQGIKPTIPQSCFIETTAVVIGDVVMGEECSVWFNAVIRGDVHYIRIGSRTNIQDICMLHVTHDTHPLIIGSNVTIGHNVVLHGCTIQDRVLVGMGAIIMDGAVIGEDSVVGAGALVVEGTIVPPKSVILGSPAKVKRPVTEEELAWIRESAGNYVRYARQYMGDPAKKTGFEI, from the coding sequence ATGATTCGCACCTTTCAGGGCATTAAACCCACGATCCCTCAGTCCTGTTTTATCGAGACGACGGCGGTTGTGATCGGTGATGTCGTCATGGGGGAAGAGTGCAGTGTGTGGTTCAATGCCGTGATCCGAGGCGATGTGCACTACATTCGGATCGGGAGTCGGACCAACATACAAGACATCTGCATGTTGCATGTGACACACGACACTCATCCCCTGATCATCGGCAGTAACGTCACGATCGGGCACAACGTGGTGCTGCACGGCTGTACGATTCAGGATCGTGTGTTGGTTGGCATGGGTGCCATCATCATGGACGGTGCGGTGATCGGGGAGGACTCGGTGGTGGGAGCCGGAGCGCTGGTTGTCGAAGGGACGATTGTGCCGCCGAAGAGCGTAATCCTCGGGTCGCCTGCGAAGGTCAAGCGACCGGTCACCGAGGAGGAATTAGCCTGGATCAGGGAATCGGCGGGAAACTATGTTCGATATGCCAGGCAGTACATGGGCGATCCAGCTAAGAAGACCGGATTTGAGATCTGA